From Salvia splendens isolate huo1 chromosome 16, SspV2, whole genome shotgun sequence, a single genomic window includes:
- the LOC121771169 gene encoding organic cation/carnitine transporter 4-like: MWKHSPPKCSEAEAERLCMDEMLKKYCGEFGWWQLRHFVLTSMAWALEAFHTMVVIFADREPAWRCVSGGCAEAASICGMEDGTWEWVEGPGSSTVAEFGLVCGDKYKVGLVQALFFAGCMIGAGIFGHLSDSKLGRKGSLVVVCILNAIFGCLTALSPTYPVYVAFRLLTGVSTGGVGLCAFVLATEPVGATKRGAAGMSTFYFFSGGIAALSGIAYAFRSWRALYIATSIPSILFLVFVLPFVSESPRWHLIRGEVGPAMQTMHAIARSNDGDLPTTALLALDEEVSGHSPRSTSAKREAVNGSLVDVLRCPLTRARLFLAVAVNFFCSVVYYGLSLNVVNLGTNLYLNVFLNAVAEMPAFFLTAVLLDRFGRKPLSIGTQWFSGAFCLLGGMIKGYGVWKMVRMVCGILGIFGMAGTYNLLFIYTVELFPTVVRNAALGCATQAAQMGAILAPFVVVMGERVPFLVFGACGVAGGMLAFLLPETLNQPLYDTMAGMEEGEGGRALLS; this comes from the exons atgtgGAAACACTCGCCTCCAAAATgtagtgaggcggaggcggagagATTGTGCATGGACGAGATGCTGAAAAAGTATTGCGGCGAATTCGGGTGGTGGCAGCTGCGGCACTTTGTGCTGACGAGCATGGCGTGGGCGTTGGAGGCGTTCCACACGATGGTGGTGATATTCGCCGACCGCGAGCCGGCGTGGCGGTGCGTGAGCGGCGGGTGCGCAGAGGCGGCGAGCATTTGTGGGATGGAGGATGGCACGTGGGAATGGGTGGAGGGGCCGGGTAGCTCCACGGTCGCCGAGTTCGGCTTAGTTTGCGGCGACAAGTATAAAGTGGGGTTGGTTCAAGCCTTGTTTTTCGCCGGCTGCATGAtcg GTGCTGGAATATTCGGGCATCTCTCCGACTCAAAGCTAGGAAGGAAAGGTTCCTTAGTAGTTGTTTGCATACTGAATGCCATTTTCGGTTGCTTGACCGCCCTCTCCCCTACCTACCCTGTCTACGTGGCCTTTCGCCTCCTCACCGGCGTCAGCACCGGCGGGGTCGGCCTCTGCGCCTTTGTCCTTGCCACCGAGCCCGTGGGCGCCACCAAGCGGGGCGCGGCTGGCATGTCCACCTTCTACTTCTTCTCGGGCGGGATCGCCGCCCTCTCCGGCATCGCCTACGCCTTCCGCTCGTGGCGGGCCCTCTACATCGCCACCTCCATCCCCTCCATCCTCTTCCTCGTCTTCGTCCTCCCCTTCGTCTCCGAGTCCCCCCGCTGGCACCTCATCCGCGGCGAGGTGGGCCCCGCCATGCAAACCATGCACGCCATCGCCCGGTCTAACGACGGGGACCTCCCGACCACCGCCCTCCTCGCCCTGGACGAGGAGGTCAGTGGCCATTCACCCCGGAGCACGTCTGCTAAGAGGGAGGCTGTCAATGGATCACTAGTGGACGTGCTCCGTTGCCCCTTGACCCGCGCCCGCCTCTTCCTGGCGGTCGCGGTCAACTTCTTCTGCTCGGTCGTCTACTACGGGCTGAGCTTGAACGTGGTGAACCTCGGCACCAATCTCTACCTCAACGTGTTCCTCAACGCGGTGGCGGAGATGCCCGCGTTCTTCCTCACAGCGGTGTTACTTGACAGATTCGGTCGGAAACCGCTGAGCATCGGAACGCAGTGGTTTAGCGGAGCATTCTGCCTCTTAGGAGGGATGATAAAGGGCTATGGGGTGTGGAAAATGGTTAGGATGGTCTGTGGGATTCTTGGGATATTTGGGATGGCGGGGACGTATAATTTGTTGTTTATCTACACGGTGGAGCTGTTTCCAACTGTTGTGAGGAATGCGGCGTTAGGGTGTGCGACGCAGGCTGCGCAGATGGGTGCGATACTAGCGCCGTTTGTAGTGGTGATGGGGGAGAGGGTGCCGTTCCTGGTGTTCGGAGCGTGTGGGGTGGCCGGAGGGATGCTTGCATTTTTGCTGCCGGAGACATTGAACCAGCCATTGTATGATACTATGGCCGGGATGGAAGAGGGAGAAGGAGGCAGAGCTTTGTTGAGTTAA